In Luteibacter mycovicinus, a genomic segment contains:
- a CDS encoding ATP-binding protein, whose protein sequence is MNRRPSSLFARIATLLAVTVGLCFVLSIVAIRITSDEGAGRVGIRGATARIVVADTLIASGKEAGLAEIHVIRAPTAPAGREPVLPVVRRTLEDIRQAFPGREVRIDGMHDATLWIAAPAPATGWLGVPVTNTGKPAVRAGLLAIALGGVLIVLLAGLYARSITAPLRQLADSAAHMVNGSEPPSLPDGVARELTELRSALARAAADVRASARERDLMLAALSHDMRTPLARLRLGLELSPVTDPALRGGMEADIDALDSLCEHFIAFARDGRDEATGDVDLSAIVHDVAAVASAHGEVWTLRLPDAPIIQGKPLTLRRAVENLVRNASRHGAAPFEATIEVTATEILTTVIDHGSGVPETLLPHLGQPFFRGNAARSDATGSGLGLASVRRTAIQHGGELHLRNLPEGGFAATLVLPRGNPRTQAGFVGLRVACERRLPAM, encoded by the coding sequence GTGAACCGGCGGCCATCCAGCCTGTTCGCAAGGATCGCCACGCTGCTCGCCGTTACGGTCGGGTTGTGCTTCGTCCTGAGCATCGTCGCGATCCGGATCACCAGCGACGAAGGCGCGGGCCGCGTGGGCATACGCGGCGCGACGGCACGTATCGTCGTCGCGGATACGCTCATCGCCAGCGGCAAGGAGGCCGGGCTGGCCGAGATCCACGTGATCCGCGCGCCCACCGCGCCCGCAGGCAGGGAGCCCGTCCTTCCCGTCGTTCGCCGCACTCTGGAGGACATTCGCCAGGCCTTTCCCGGTCGTGAAGTGCGCATCGATGGCATGCACGATGCCACGCTGTGGATCGCTGCGCCGGCGCCCGCGACAGGCTGGCTGGGTGTGCCAGTGACCAACACCGGAAAGCCGGCCGTTCGCGCCGGCCTGCTCGCCATTGCGCTGGGCGGCGTGCTGATCGTGCTGCTCGCCGGACTTTACGCGCGCAGCATCACCGCACCGCTGCGGCAGCTTGCCGACAGTGCCGCCCACATGGTGAACGGAAGCGAGCCGCCATCGCTCCCCGACGGGGTCGCGCGTGAACTGACCGAGCTACGGTCTGCCCTCGCCCGCGCCGCGGCCGACGTTCGTGCCAGCGCACGTGAGCGCGACCTCATGCTGGCCGCGCTGTCGCACGACATGCGCACGCCGCTCGCCCGGCTGCGCCTCGGACTGGAGCTCTCGCCCGTGACCGATCCCGCGTTGCGCGGCGGCATGGAAGCGGACATCGATGCGCTCGACAGCCTCTGCGAACACTTCATCGCCTTCGCACGCGACGGTCGTGACGAAGCGACGGGCGACGTCGACTTGAGCGCGATCGTGCACGACGTGGCGGCTGTCGCATCGGCGCATGGCGAGGTGTGGACGTTGCGGCTGCCCGACGCGCCGATCATCCAGGGCAAGCCCCTGACCTTGCGTCGCGCTGTGGAGAATCTCGTCCGCAACGCAAGCCGACATGGTGCGGCACCGTTCGAAGCGACGATCGAGGTCACCGCGACGGAGATCCTTACGACGGTGATCGACCATGGATCCGGCGTACCCGAGACCTTGCTGCCCCACCTCGGCCAGCCGTTTTTCCGCGGAAACGCCGCCCGCAGCGATGCCACGGGCAGCGGTCTGGGCCTGGCCAGCGTTCGACGCACGGCGATCCAGCACGGCGGCGAACTGCATCTGCGCAACCTGCCGGAAGGCGGATTCGCCGCGACGCTGGTGTTACCGCGCGGCAATCCACGGACTCAGGCGGGCTTCGTGGGTTTACGCGTCGCATGCGAACGCCGTCTACCCGCGATGTGA
- a CDS encoding NADH:flavin oxidoreductase gives MTQAAVDALFRPFTLKGLTLANRIVMAPMTRLFTDAGVPGEANAAYYRRRAADGVGLILSEGTVIDRPASRNEPNIPSFFGDAALAGWRHVIDEVHAVGGRMGPQIWHTGGTRGMSGWVGPVSAESPSGINGPGDSHGVAMTDEDIADTVAAFARAALSAKELGFDVVELHGAHGYLIDQFFWNGSNERADRYGGATLPERARFAAEVVAAVRAAIGPDMPLILRVSQWKQQDYQTRLAHTPAELEAWLSPLVAAGVDVLHCSQRRFWEPEFPDVDGAEGLNFAGWAKKVTGAATISVGSVGLDGEFLASFGGATSSPVGVERLAERLERDEFDLIAVGRALLGDPQWVSKVRAGDTAAMKSFDPASLAELV, from the coding sequence ATGACCCAGGCCGCTGTCGACGCGCTGTTCCGCCCTTTCACCCTCAAAGGCCTCACGCTGGCCAACCGCATCGTCATGGCGCCCATGACCCGTCTGTTCACCGACGCGGGCGTGCCGGGAGAAGCCAACGCCGCTTATTACCGCCGCCGTGCCGCCGATGGCGTCGGCCTGATCCTCTCCGAAGGCACGGTGATCGACCGCCCGGCCTCGCGTAACGAACCCAACATTCCGTCCTTCTTCGGCGACGCCGCTCTGGCCGGCTGGCGCCATGTGATCGACGAAGTGCACGCCGTTGGCGGCCGCATGGGCCCGCAGATCTGGCATACCGGCGGCACGCGCGGTATGTCCGGCTGGGTGGGTCCGGTGTCGGCGGAAAGCCCGTCGGGCATCAACGGCCCCGGCGACAGCCACGGCGTGGCCATGACCGACGAAGACATCGCCGATACCGTCGCCGCTTTCGCGCGCGCCGCCTTGAGTGCGAAAGAACTCGGCTTCGACGTCGTCGAACTGCACGGCGCGCACGGCTATCTGATCGACCAGTTCTTCTGGAACGGTTCGAACGAGCGCGCCGACCGTTACGGTGGCGCCACGTTGCCGGAGCGTGCGCGCTTCGCCGCCGAAGTCGTCGCCGCCGTGCGCGCCGCGATCGGCCCCGACATGCCGCTGATCCTCCGCGTCAGCCAGTGGAAGCAGCAGGACTATCAGACGCGTCTGGCCCATACGCCGGCCGAACTCGAAGCGTGGCTGTCGCCGCTGGTGGCCGCAGGTGTGGATGTCCTGCATTGCTCGCAGCGTCGTTTCTGGGAACCGGAGTTCCCGGACGTCGACGGCGCCGAGGGTCTCAACTTCGCCGGCTGGGCGAAGAAGGTGACCGGCGCCGCGACGATCTCCGTCGGGTCGGTCGGCCTCGATGGCGAGTTCCTTGCCTCGTTCGGTGGCGCGACGTCGTCGCCCGTGGGCGTCGAGCGTCTGGCCGAACGTCTGGAGCGCGATGAGTTCGACCTGATCGCCGTGGGCCGCGCGTTGCTGGGCGATCCGCAGTGGGTGTCGAAGGTGCGTGCGGGGGATACAGCGGCGATGAAGTCGTTCGATCCGGCGTCGCTGGCTGAGCTGGTCTGA
- a CDS encoding winged helix-turn-helix transcriptional regulator: protein METRADPTCSPTHFSAGCPSRVLFEQVADKWSMMVLTVLHGGPLRFNAIRRQLEGVTQKALTQCLRRLERNGLLTRRIIPAAPIGVEYALTDLGRSLHRPFKELYIWMHQNLDEVEAARVRYDEASSAPADAVA from the coding sequence ATGGAAACCCGCGCTGATCCGACCTGCTCTCCCACGCACTTCTCGGCCGGATGCCCCAGCCGCGTGCTGTTCGAGCAGGTCGCCGATAAGTGGTCGATGATGGTCCTCACCGTGTTGCACGGCGGGCCGTTGCGCTTCAACGCGATCCGGCGGCAGCTCGAAGGCGTCACGCAGAAGGCGCTCACGCAGTGCCTGCGCCGTCTCGAGCGCAACGGGCTGCTTACGCGACGCATCATTCCGGCCGCGCCGATCGGTGTGGAGTACGCGCTCACCGATCTCGGCCGATCGCTGCATCGGCCGTTCAAGGAGCTCTACATCTGGATGCACCAGAACCTGGATGAGGTCGAGGCGGCACGTGTCCGTTATGACGAAGCGTCATCCGCGCCTGCGGATGCCGTCGCCTAG
- a CDS encoding NAD(P)H-dependent flavin oxidoreductase: protein MPVWTDRRVLDLFAIEHPFLLAPMAGSGGSALAIAVARAGGLGSLPCASITADRVREEVAVFRAAVPGPINLNFFAHTAVTPTEAQTRRWLDRLAPYFSEFDVDPAKLPAAGGRAPFDAAMCSLVEELKPEVVSFHFGLPETALLDRVKATGAILLATATTVAEGRWLAERGCDAVIAQGYEAGGHRGNFLTDDMTTQPGTMALVPQMVDALSIPVIAAGGISDGRGMAAALCLGASAVQMGTAFLLSPESTSAAVHRAALRGVRDDNTVVTNVLTGRPARGAINRLMREVGPLSADAPPFPLAAGPLTPLRAATEAMAQGDFQPLWSGQAGALAREVPAEEIGRTIVAQTAAVLRLG from the coding sequence GTGCCTGTCTGGACCGACCGTCGCGTGCTCGACCTGTTCGCCATCGAGCATCCTTTTCTCCTCGCGCCGATGGCCGGTTCCGGCGGATCCGCTCTCGCCATCGCCGTGGCGCGTGCCGGTGGCCTCGGTTCGCTGCCGTGCGCCTCGATCACCGCCGACAGGGTGCGTGAGGAGGTCGCGGTGTTTCGTGCGGCCGTGCCCGGACCGATCAACCTCAATTTCTTCGCGCATACGGCGGTGACGCCGACCGAGGCGCAGACACGTCGATGGCTGGACCGGCTGGCGCCCTACTTCAGCGAATTCGATGTGGATCCGGCAAAGCTGCCCGCCGCCGGTGGGCGCGCGCCGTTCGATGCCGCCATGTGCTCGCTCGTCGAAGAGCTGAAGCCCGAAGTGGTGAGCTTTCACTTCGGCTTACCCGAGACGGCTCTGCTCGACAGGGTGAAGGCGACCGGTGCCATCCTTCTTGCCACCGCGACCACGGTCGCCGAAGGCCGCTGGCTGGCCGAGCGCGGCTGCGATGCCGTTATCGCCCAGGGGTATGAAGCCGGAGGCCATCGCGGCAACTTCCTCACCGACGACATGACGACGCAGCCCGGCACGATGGCGCTCGTGCCGCAGATGGTCGACGCGCTGAGCATCCCCGTGATCGCCGCCGGTGGCATTTCCGATGGACGTGGGATGGCCGCCGCGCTGTGTCTGGGCGCCTCCGCCGTGCAGATGGGCACGGCCTTCCTGCTGTCGCCGGAATCGACCAGCGCCGCCGTGCATCGCGCCGCGCTGCGCGGCGTACGTGACGACAACACCGTGGTCACCAACGTGCTGACCGGGCGCCCGGCGCGGGGCGCCATCAACCGCCTGATGCGTGAAGTAGGTCCCCTTTCCGCCGATGCACCGCCGTTCCCCCTGGCGGCCGGGCCGCTGACGCCGTTGCGGGCAGCGACGGAAGCGATGGCGCAGGGCGATTTCCAGCCATTGTGGTCGGGTCAGGCCGGTGCCCTGGCCAGGGAGGTGCCAGCGGAGGAGATCGGGCGTACCATCGTTGCCCAGACGGCGGCGGTGCTGCGCCTGGGTTGA
- a CDS encoding cytochrome c has protein sequence MKKFFLTLIALGVVVLVAALAFAFWPTHTRAIAGDVPADDKALIEKGHYLALASDCTACHSRPGGKPFEGGLPMATPLGTIYSSNITPDADHGIGKYTLDQFDRALRHGIAADGSSLYPAMPFPSYARLSDDDVRALYAYFRHGGIEPSSRANQGTAIPWPLSMRWPLAIWRKLFAPDADSVVFDPKAYPDEKIARGAYLVQGAGHCGSCHTPRGFALQERTLDEKGGSYLSGGQVIDGWYAVNLRGNTADGLGRWSEQDIVDTLRTARNAHSAVVGQPMADVAVHSMQWLKDDDLHAIAAYLKTLPATADDPSRFAPDDTTAKALQAGINDSRGAEIYVDNCAACHRTDAEGYAHVFPTIAGNPTVLADDPTTLVRLILGGSHLPSTEKAPSPLGMPGFAERLSDAEVAQVATFVRTGFGNHASAVTESQAAAARTSLRKAEAH, from the coding sequence ATGAAAAAGTTCTTCCTCACCCTGATCGCCCTCGGCGTGGTCGTGCTCGTGGCTGCGCTGGCGTTCGCGTTCTGGCCCACGCACACGCGTGCGATCGCCGGCGATGTGCCCGCGGACGACAAGGCCCTGATCGAGAAGGGCCACTACCTGGCCCTGGCCAGCGACTGCACGGCATGCCACAGCCGTCCGGGCGGCAAGCCGTTCGAAGGTGGCCTGCCGATGGCGACGCCGCTGGGTACGATCTACAGCAGCAACATCACGCCCGACGCGGACCACGGCATCGGCAAGTACACGCTCGACCAGTTCGACCGCGCGCTGCGTCATGGCATCGCGGCGGATGGCTCGAGCCTTTACCCGGCCATGCCGTTCCCGTCGTATGCGCGTCTCAGCGACGACGACGTGCGCGCGCTGTACGCGTACTTCCGGCACGGCGGCATCGAGCCGTCCTCGCGCGCGAACCAGGGCACGGCGATTCCGTGGCCGCTGTCGATGCGTTGGCCGCTGGCGATCTGGCGCAAGCTGTTCGCACCGGATGCCGACAGCGTGGTATTCGATCCGAAGGCGTACCCGGACGAGAAGATCGCCCGCGGCGCCTATCTCGTCCAGGGCGCGGGTCACTGCGGCAGCTGTCACACGCCACGCGGCTTCGCTTTGCAGGAGCGGACGCTTGACGAGAAGGGTGGCTCGTACCTGTCCGGTGGCCAGGTGATCGACGGCTGGTATGCGGTGAATCTGCGTGGCAACACGGCCGACGGTCTGGGTCGCTGGAGCGAACAGGACATCGTGGACACGCTGCGTACCGCGCGTAACGCGCACAGCGCCGTGGTCGGTCAGCCGATGGCCGACGTGGCCGTGCACAGCATGCAGTGGCTGAAGGACGACGATCTGCATGCGATCGCCGCGTACCTGAAGACGCTGCCAGCCACGGCGGACGATCCGTCGCGCTTCGCGCCCGACGACACCACCGCGAAGGCCCTGCAGGCCGGCATCAACGATAGCCGCGGCGCTGAAATCTATGTCGATAATTGCGCCGCTTGCCATCGCACCGACGCGGAAGGTTACGCGCACGTGTTCCCGACGATCGCGGGCAACCCGACCGTGCTCGCGGACGACCCGACCACGCTGGTGCGGCTGATCCTCGGCGGTAGCCACCTGCCGTCGACCGAAAAGGCACCGTCGCCGCTGGGCATGCCCGGCTTCGCCGAGCGTCTGAGCGATGCGGAGGTGGCGCAGGTGGCAACCTTCGTGCGTACGGGCTTCGGCAACCATGCGTCCGCTGTCACCGAGAGCCAGGCCGCGGCGGCACGCACGTCGCTGCGGAAAGCCGAAGCACACTGA
- a CDS encoding GMC family oxidoreductase: MATVKPKVDAVIVGMGWTGAILAKELTEAGLHVVALERGADRDTQPDFAYPKVVDELEGSVHRRFLQSLNQETVTIRHNSASDAVPYRQMGSFKPGTGVGGAGTHWSGCHFRPLPEDMYLRTNMEHRYGKAFIPADMTIQDFPVSYDDLEPHLDMFERVCGTSGKAGVINGVLQEGGNPFEGSRSKEYPLGPNPNYLGAEQFYKGAKEMGWHPYPIPTSNASGPYVNPYGCQMGPCNACGFCSDYGCLNYSKASPNVSILPALRIKPNFELRANSQVLKVNLDSTGKKATGVTYLDAQGREVEQPADIVLLCAFQLFNVHLMLVSGIGKAYDPVTQTGTIGRNYSYQNLNRTVMFFDKSVQANPFIGIGGAGATMDDLNGNQLDNGKLGFVGGGLVWARQPGAGPVRGINVPAGTPNWGTDWKRAAADNFRHSFYFEVQGACMSYRQNYLSLDPTYKDSFGRPLLRMTFDWQDNEIKASQFLVGQALQMGRTLNPLSILGDAKKDGEHYNITKYQSTHTCGGATMGSDPSTSALNRYLQSWDVPNVFAIGANAFPQNNGYNPTGLVGGLAYWAATAIREKYLKDPGPMVQA; encoded by the coding sequence ATGGCTACCGTGAAACCGAAAGTGGACGCCGTCATCGTCGGCATGGGCTGGACCGGCGCGATCCTCGCGAAGGAACTGACCGAGGCAGGCCTCCATGTCGTGGCGCTCGAGCGCGGCGCCGACCGCGATACGCAGCCCGACTTCGCCTATCCCAAGGTCGTCGATGAGCTCGAAGGCTCGGTGCATCGCCGGTTCCTGCAGAGTCTCAATCAGGAAACCGTCACCATTCGCCACAACAGCGCGTCGGATGCCGTGCCGTATCGGCAGATGGGTTCGTTCAAGCCCGGTACGGGCGTGGGCGGTGCGGGTACGCACTGGTCGGGTTGCCATTTCCGTCCGCTGCCCGAAGACATGTACCTGCGTACGAACATGGAACACCGTTATGGCAAGGCCTTCATTCCCGCCGACATGACGATCCAGGATTTCCCGGTCAGCTATGACGACCTGGAACCGCACCTGGACATGTTCGAGCGCGTCTGCGGCACCTCGGGCAAGGCGGGCGTGATCAACGGCGTGCTGCAGGAGGGCGGCAACCCCTTCGAAGGCTCGCGTTCGAAGGAATACCCGCTGGGGCCTAACCCGAATTACCTCGGCGCCGAACAGTTCTACAAGGGCGCGAAGGAAATGGGCTGGCATCCGTATCCGATTCCCACGTCCAATGCCTCGGGTCCGTATGTGAATCCGTACGGCTGCCAGATGGGTCCGTGCAATGCCTGCGGTTTCTGCAGCGATTACGGTTGCCTGAATTACTCCAAGGCCAGCCCCAACGTTTCGATCCTGCCGGCGCTGCGCATCAAGCCGAACTTCGAGCTGCGCGCCAACTCGCAGGTGCTCAAGGTCAACCTCGACAGCACAGGCAAGAAGGCGACGGGCGTTACGTACCTCGACGCGCAGGGCCGTGAAGTGGAGCAGCCGGCGGACATCGTCCTGCTGTGCGCGTTCCAGCTGTTCAACGTGCACCTGATGCTGGTATCGGGCATCGGCAAGGCCTATGACCCGGTGACGCAGACGGGCACCATCGGTCGCAACTACTCGTACCAGAACCTCAACCGCACGGTGATGTTCTTCGACAAGAGCGTGCAGGCCAACCCGTTCATCGGTATCGGTGGCGCGGGCGCGACGATGGACGATCTCAACGGCAATCAGCTCGACAACGGCAAGCTCGGCTTCGTCGGCGGCGGTCTGGTCTGGGCGCGTCAGCCCGGCGCGGGTCCGGTGCGCGGCATCAACGTGCCCGCCGGTACCCCGAACTGGGGCACCGACTGGAAGCGTGCGGCGGCGGACAACTTCCGTCACTCGTTCTACTTCGAGGTGCAGGGTGCCTGCATGTCGTATCGCCAGAACTATCTGAGCCTGGATCCGACCTATAAGGATTCGTTTGGCCGTCCGTTGTTGCGGATGACCTTCGACTGGCAGGACAACGAGATCAAGGCGTCGCAGTTCCTCGTGGGTCAGGCGCTGCAGATGGGCCGCACCCTCAATCCGTTGTCGATCCTCGGCGATGCGAAGAAGGACGGCGAGCACTACAACATCACCAAGTACCAGAGCACGCACACCTGCGGTGGCGCGACGATGGGCTCGGATCCATCGACCTCGGCGCTGAACCGTTATCTGCAGTCGTGGGACGTGCCCAACGTGTTCGCCATCGGCGCCAACGCGTTCCCGCAGAACAACGGCTACAACCCGACCGGTCTGGTCGGCGGCCTCGCGTACTGGGCCGCCACGGCCATCCGCGAGAAGTACCTGAAGGACCCCGGTCCCATGGTCCAGGCGTAA
- a CDS encoding gluconate 2-dehydrogenase subunit 3 family protein gives MSSPDETNAALQSRRRILLGLTMAPLAAALPLAATATHKPGDGATAESGAGYKPNFFKDVEWTCMVAICDRLIPSDDVGPGAVETGVPEFLDRHMQTPYANGAIWYMQGPFLEAPPEFGYQGRLTLRDIIRVGLNAIDAHCRKTFDGKTFAQLEHTRQEELLKAAESGKLKLEDISSKLFFTNILNEVKNGYFADPRYGGNRGMAAWKMIGYPGMRADYLDWITVRDKPYPLPPVDLSGKRG, from the coding sequence ATGTCCTCACCGGACGAAACCAACGCCGCGTTGCAATCGCGACGCCGTATCCTGCTTGGCCTGACCATGGCCCCGCTCGCTGCCGCTCTCCCGCTCGCCGCGACAGCCACGCACAAGCCAGGTGACGGCGCCACCGCTGAGAGCGGTGCCGGGTACAAACCGAATTTCTTCAAGGACGTGGAATGGACCTGCATGGTCGCCATCTGCGACCGGCTGATCCCCAGTGACGACGTCGGCCCCGGTGCCGTCGAGACCGGCGTGCCCGAGTTTCTCGACCGCCACATGCAGACGCCGTACGCCAATGGCGCCATCTGGTACATGCAGGGTCCCTTCCTCGAAGCCCCGCCGGAGTTCGGCTATCAGGGCCGCCTCACGCTGCGCGACATCATCCGTGTCGGCCTCAACGCGATCGACGCGCATTGCAGGAAGACCTTCGACGGCAAGACCTTCGCCCAGCTCGAGCACACCCGGCAGGAAGAACTGCTCAAGGCGGCCGAGAGCGGCAAGCTCAAGCTGGAGGACATCTCGTCCAAGCTGTTCTTCACCAACATCCTCAACGAAGTGAAGAACGGCTACTTCGCCGATCCCCGTTATGGCGGCAACCGCGGCATGGCCGCGTGGAAGATGATCGGCTACCCCGGCATGCGCGCCGATTACCTGGACTGGATTACGGTGCGCGACAAACCGTATCCGCTGCCGCCGGTCGATCTGTCCGGCAAGAGGGGTTGA
- a CDS encoding AraC family transcriptional regulator: MTEALLTAVRRYVAAHADATGLAQTPIPGLTTIRSTEPSGLVYAISQPLVCLVLQGGKQVTLGAQTVSLEPGDSLLITADVPTVSQIVTASQDAPYFSLVMDLDTRLIAELALAMEAGTPAGGPDVRAEPTDAEVAASALRLMQLLDRPGAVPILHTSLVRELHYWLLAGRHGPAIRRLGWQEGHAQRVARAVAVLRSEFAQSIPVERLAAIADMSPSSFHQHFRAVTSLSPKQFQKQLRLIEARRLMTGEGRSASGAAFAVGYESVSQFTREYSRMFGLSPGKDTERRTAPL, encoded by the coding sequence ATGACCGAGGCCCTTCTCACCGCCGTTCGCCGTTATGTCGCCGCACATGCCGACGCGACGGGGCTTGCCCAGACGCCCATTCCCGGCCTGACGACGATCCGTTCGACCGAGCCCAGCGGACTGGTCTACGCCATCTCCCAGCCATTGGTCTGTCTGGTACTTCAGGGCGGCAAGCAGGTGACCCTGGGTGCGCAAACCGTGTCGCTGGAACCGGGTGATTCGCTGCTGATCACGGCCGACGTTCCCACCGTGAGCCAGATCGTGACGGCGAGCCAAGACGCACCGTACTTTTCACTGGTCATGGATCTGGACACGCGCCTGATCGCCGAGCTGGCGCTCGCGATGGAAGCGGGCACGCCGGCCGGTGGCCCGGATGTCCGTGCCGAGCCGACCGATGCTGAGGTGGCCGCCAGCGCGCTGCGCCTCATGCAGCTGCTCGACCGGCCGGGTGCGGTGCCTATCCTGCACACGTCGCTGGTGCGCGAGTTGCACTACTGGTTGCTTGCCGGGCGGCATGGTCCGGCGATAAGGCGCCTCGGCTGGCAGGAGGGGCACGCCCAGCGCGTGGCACGCGCGGTAGCGGTGCTTCGCTCGGAGTTTGCGCAATCCATTCCGGTCGAGCGGCTCGCTGCCATCGCCGATATGAGCCCGTCGTCGTTTCATCAGCATTTTCGTGCGGTGACGTCGTTGTCGCCGAAGCAGTTTCAGAAACAGCTGCGGCTGATCGAGGCGCGTCGCCTCATGACGGGTGAGGGCAGGTCGGCGAGCGGTGCCGCCTTTGCCGTGGGATACGAAAGTGTTTCGCAGTTCACCCGGGAGTATTCGCGGATGTTCGGTTTGTCCCCGGGTAAGGACACAGAGCGGCGCACGGCACCCCTGTAA
- a CDS encoding SDR family NAD(P)-dependent oxidoreductase: protein MTTITLITGGSRGLGRNTALSVARHGGDVVITYRSRRDEADAVVAEIESLGRKAVALPLDTGDSRSFAAFAESLAKVLRETWNRDTFDHLVNNAGHGDYALIQDTTEAQFDSLVDVHFKGVYFLTQSLLTLLADGGRIINLSSGLTRVSYPGYAAYAAAKAAVEVLTVYMARELGSRGIAVNTVAPGAIETDFGGGAVRDNPEINKIFADMTALGRAGVPDDIGPMIASLLSADNRWVTAQRIEVSGGQAI, encoded by the coding sequence ATGACCACGATCACCCTGATTACCGGCGGCAGCCGCGGCCTCGGCCGCAACACCGCACTGAGCGTCGCGCGCCACGGCGGCGATGTCGTCATCACCTACCGCAGCCGTCGCGACGAAGCCGATGCGGTGGTCGCCGAGATCGAGTCGCTCGGTCGCAAGGCGGTCGCGCTTCCGCTGGACACCGGCGACAGCCGAAGCTTTGCGGCGTTCGCGGAGAGCCTTGCGAAGGTCCTGCGCGAAACCTGGAACCGCGATACGTTCGACCACCTGGTCAACAACGCCGGACACGGCGATTACGCGCTGATCCAGGACACCACCGAAGCTCAGTTCGACTCGCTGGTCGACGTCCACTTCAAGGGCGTGTACTTCCTCACCCAGTCGCTGCTGACCCTGCTCGCCGATGGCGGTCGCATCATCAACCTGTCTTCGGGACTCACGCGCGTCTCGTATCCCGGGTATGCCGCGTATGCCGCCGCCAAGGCAGCGGTAGAAGTCCTGACCGTCTACATGGCCAGAGAACTGGGCAGCCGCGGTATCGCCGTGAACACCGTCGCGCCCGGCGCCATCGAAACCGACTTCGGTGGCGGTGCCGTGCGCGACAATCCGGAGATCAACAAGATCTTTGCCGACATGACGGCGCTCGGTCGCGCAGGTGTGCCCGACGATATCGGCCCGATGATCGCCAGCCTGCTTTCGGCGGATAACCGCTGGGTGACGGCGCAGCGAATCGAGGTGTCGGGCGGTCAGGCGATATGA
- a CDS encoding LysR family transcriptional regulator produces the protein MDRSDLTLERMRTFVRVAERGSLSAVARESGLGQSTVTRHLRELEAAVGAPLLSRTTRRMTLTDEGARFYASALQILRLVEKAADEVSDHRGANAGTVRLSTTSALGILHITPLIFAFQDRYPDIEVELGLTDERIDLVREGVDIAIRLGPLDNSSMKLRALGSSQRLLVASPAYLASRGTPASPDDLIGHDSIRMSNVIGSDVLLLDGPDGVRHAIPVTGRLRVDHGLAARAAVVAGRGIVSAHRWMVDDLLVTGTVVPVLPDHRPVAVPLNLLMVPGRSDVARVRRLIDYLVDAIATLPGIA, from the coding sequence ATGGATAGATCCGATCTGACGCTGGAACGCATGCGCACCTTCGTGCGCGTCGCGGAGCGAGGCAGCCTGTCTGCGGTGGCACGCGAAAGCGGCCTGGGACAGTCGACGGTCACGCGCCATCTGCGCGAACTCGAGGCCGCTGTGGGAGCACCATTGCTCAGTCGGACGACGCGCCGCATGACCCTGACCGACGAAGGCGCGCGCTTCTACGCCTCAGCTCTGCAGATCCTCCGGCTGGTCGAGAAGGCCGCCGACGAAGTCAGCGATCACCGCGGCGCCAATGCCGGTACGGTTCGTCTCTCGACGACGAGCGCTCTGGGCATCCTCCACATCACGCCGTTGATCTTCGCATTTCAGGATCGGTACCCCGATATCGAGGTGGAACTCGGGCTCACCGATGAGCGGATCGATCTGGTGCGGGAAGGCGTGGATATCGCCATTCGCCTCGGGCCCCTCGACAACAGCTCGATGAAACTGCGCGCGCTCGGCTCCAGTCAGCGCTTGCTGGTGGCCTCTCCCGCCTACCTGGCCTCTCGCGGCACACCTGCATCGCCAGACGATCTCATCGGGCATGACAGCATCCGCATGTCGAACGTGATCGGCAGCGACGTCCTCCTGCTCGACGGTCCGGACGGTGTGCGTCACGCGATCCCGGTCACAGGTCGTCTGCGTGTCGACCACGGTCTGGCTGCGCGAGCGGCTGTCGTGGCAGGGCGAGGCATCGTGTCGGCTCACCGATGGATGGTGGACGACCTGCTGGTGACAGGGACGGTGGTCCCCGTGCTGCCGGATCATCGCCCGGTGGCCGTGCCGCTCAACCTGTTGATGGTTCCGGGGAGATCGGACGTCGCGCGCGTGCGACGTCTGATCGACTATCTGGTGGACGCCATCGCCACCCTCCCAGGTATCGCTTAG